A genomic window from Armatimonadota bacterium includes:
- a CDS encoding ECF transporter S component, producing the protein MSDRDPLLRARELAIAGLLGALGLLLPIGFHALGWGGRVFLPMHLPILVAAFLVSPGTAISLAVVVPFLSAILTGMPPLAPPVAALMAIELAAKAGTASLLYRSLRAPMWIALPCAIIADWIVLGVAACFAADFFALKGEPLHYVLGVILVSMPGTVLQLVGVPAAVFAIQRRVPRLRLR; encoded by the coding sequence ATGTCCGACCGTGACCCGCTTCTAAGAGCGCGTGAGCTTGCAATTGCAGGACTTTTGGGAGCACTTGGACTTTTGCTGCCAATAGGTTTTCATGCTTTAGGGTGGGGCGGTCGGGTATTTCTTCCTATGCACCTGCCAATTTTGGTGGCGGCATTTCTGGTTAGCCCGGGCACCGCGATAAGTTTGGCTGTCGTGGTGCCCTTTCTATCCGCAATATTGACCGGGATGCCGCCATTGGCCCCGCCCGTGGCGGCTTTGATGGCTATTGAGCTTGCAGCGAAGGCAGGAACTGCTTCTTTATTATATCGCTCTCTCAGGGCGCCTATGTGGATTGCTCTGCCATGTGCAATCATTGCCGATTGGATAGTGCTTGGAGTTGCCGCATGCTTTGCCGCTGATTTCTTTGCCTTGAAGGGAGAACCACTCCATTACGTTCTTGGAGTTATTTTGGTAAGTATGCCCGGAACGGTTCTACAATTGGTTGGCGTTCCAGCGGCTGTGTTTGCGATTCAGCGGCGAGTTCCGCGACTGCGGCTCAGATAG
- a CDS encoding TonB-dependent receptor produces the protein MSKAFSLLLAIGLAAYIAGIGLASDEMPEEPVFEVEVVGVSEPEAVGQISTSASVITRTEIQRSGAQNLMDFLVREPGVWVSRQGGMGYGGKVNIRGFGGSPPTQLAVLLDGHPTQMGIMGHILPTSYVLDNVKRIEILRGPTGALYGDMAVGGVIKIYTRGPKDEDSRGALLVKGGGFDTFGNQLWFRGINEKWGYRFQLGRYSTDGSNPFAKYDADNYSLAIDHTLRNGWDMAFRSQRLIYTTFDQNEVANAYAAGREPKFIEQDYDRGDYDLEFKRDVGNHSTSVKLYRTEGEHEFQDGFHSKDFGQGIILSQTIPAGRGKGEWGIGVRTIGGKIYSPASLARSFSRSEPSMFLLFDQPIAGKTTLSLGMRYTAPEDFGSEVLPHIGIYREMKQGWSLYASARRGYRLPSFRELFLFGINNPNLEPESAWQYEIGARRNLPSGAQVEISAFDIDAKNLIVLGPRPAGVPGPPKQYANTGAVTRTGFEISARWPQGSKTAYYANFSYLDAGARREQTVGHKLAFGVDYRLGKWMISGDLLYVNRLFNYDQTNTLVKLPSFTVVNVKASRPISNMARIGIVIENLFNRSYRVDPAYPYPMPGRCISLQFEKGW, from the coding sequence TTGAGTAAAGCTTTTTCATTGCTCTTGGCTATTGGATTAGCGGCGTACATTGCAGGTATTGGCTTGGCAAGCGACGAAATGCCAGAGGAGCCTGTGTTTGAGGTAGAGGTTGTTGGCGTAAGTGAGCCTGAAGCTGTTGGTCAGATTTCGACTTCAGCCAGCGTAATTACTCGGACCGAAATTCAGCGTTCGGGGGCACAGAACTTGATGGATTTTTTGGTAAGAGAGCCAGGCGTTTGGGTGTCACGCCAAGGTGGAATGGGCTATGGCGGAAAAGTTAATATTCGCGGATTCGGAGGTTCTCCGCCAACCCAACTTGCAGTTTTGCTTGACGGCCATCCAACTCAGATGGGCATCATGGGCCATATTCTGCCGACATCTTATGTTTTGGACAACGTTAAGCGCATCGAAATCCTAAGAGGTCCTACCGGAGCTTTGTATGGCGATATGGCTGTAGGCGGCGTTATCAAAATTTATACTCGTGGTCCAAAGGATGAGGATTCAAGAGGTGCTTTGCTAGTCAAGGGTGGTGGCTTCGATACGTTCGGCAACCAGCTTTGGTTTCGGGGAATTAATGAGAAGTGGGGCTATCGGTTCCAACTTGGCCGCTACAGCACTGATGGTAGCAATCCATTTGCGAAATACGACGCCGACAACTATTCGCTTGCAATAGACCACACTTTGAGAAATGGTTGGGATATGGCATTTCGCAGTCAGCGGTTGATTTATACGACTTTCGACCAGAACGAAGTTGCCAATGCCTATGCCGCTGGGCGAGAGCCAAAGTTCATAGAGCAGGATTACGACCGTGGTGACTATGACCTTGAATTCAAACGTGATGTGGGAAATCACTCCACCAGCGTGAAGCTCTACCGCACCGAAGGCGAGCATGAGTTTCAAGATGGCTTCCATTCAAAAGATTTTGGGCAAGGCATCATTCTGTCGCAGACTATTCCTGCTGGGCGCGGCAAAGGAGAGTGGGGCATTGGAGTGCGCACTATTGGTGGTAAGATTTACAGTCCTGCCTCGCTTGCTCGCTCATTCTCGCGCAGTGAGCCAAGTATGTTTCTATTGTTTGATCAGCCGATAGCAGGCAAAACGACACTGTCATTAGGAATGAGATATACAGCACCGGAGGATTTTGGTTCGGAGGTGCTTCCGCATATAGGAATATATCGCGAAATGAAGCAAGGCTGGTCGTTATATGCGAGTGCTAGGCGTGGATATCGGCTGCCCAGTTTTCGGGAGTTGTTCCTCTTTGGCATAAACAACCCAAATCTAGAGCCGGAGAGCGCATGGCAGTATGAGATAGGGGCAAGGAGAAATCTGCCCTCTGGAGCGCAGGTTGAGATATCTGCATTTGATATTGATGCGAAAAACCTGATTGTGCTAGGACCTCGTCCAGCTGGTGTGCCAGGGCCGCCAAAGCAATATGCGAATACGGGAGCAGTAACACGGACTGGTTTTGAAATTAGCGCACGATGGCCCCAGGGCTCAAAAACAGCATACTATGCGAACTTCTCTTATTTGGACGCAGGCGCCAGAAGGGAGCAAACTGTGGGCCATAAGCTGGCGTTTGGCGTTGACTATCGCCTTGGAAAATGGATGATATCGGGCGACCTTTTATATGTAAATCGCCTATTTAATTACGACCAAACGAACACTTTGGTCAAATTACCTTCATTCACCGTCGTAAATGTCAAGGCTTCGCGACCTATTTCCAATATGGCGCGCATAGGGATTGTGATTGAAAACCTATTCAACCGCTCATATAGAGTAGATCCTGCTTATCCATATCCTATGCCAGGCCGATGTATTAGCTTGCAATTTGAGAAAGGATGGTAA
- the nikR gene encoding nickel-responsive transcriptional regulator NikR encodes MHKVVRFGVSMPEELLESFDRRIQTKQYRTRSEAIRDIVRDYLVEGEWESEEGQVVGTVTLVYDHETRELSNVLTSLQHKFHDAICCTTHVHLDEHNCLEVIVVKGSAEQVRSIADKLISTRGVKHGKLVCTTTGNALV; translated from the coding sequence ATGCACAAAGTCGTTCGCTTTGGCGTCTCAATGCCCGAAGAGCTTCTCGAATCTTTTGATAGGCGAATCCAAACCAAGCAATATCGAACTCGTTCGGAAGCCATTCGAGACATTGTGCGAGACTATCTTGTAGAAGGCGAGTGGGAAAGCGAAGAAGGGCAAGTAGTTGGGACGGTAACCTTAGTCTATGACCATGAGACTCGCGAGCTCTCCAATGTTCTTACCAGCCTGCAGCATAAGTTTCACGATGCCATCTGTTGCACCACGCATGTTCACCTTGATGAACACAATTGCCTAGAGGTGATTGTAGTTAAAGGGTCTGCGGAGCAGGTAAGATCGATTGCTGATAAATTGATTAGTACCAGGGGGGTGAAGCATGGCAAGCTAGTTTGCACAACAACGGGCAATGCCCTAGTTTAG